In Pyricularia oryzae 70-15 chromosome 2, whole genome shotgun sequence, one genomic interval encodes:
- a CDS encoding chitooligosaccharide deacetylase, producing MLTLTNICRLPTKLRRRARRRRMATLWLLALLALIVLVPVYAVYKPPTILLRHLARRWPDVLWQVDGLPADRRVVALTIDDAPSDQTPEILRLLREHGARATFFVIGGQVEEDGGRRREVLRQIVREGHELGNHAMHDEAARSLNPAELEEQILHVQELLRDAYAESDPDSANTQRYQYYRPGSGFFTDSMRKLVARLGYRLVLGSIYPHDAQITNWRLNARHILSMLKPGRIIICHDRRSWTVPMLSKVLPEAKRRGYRFVTVTELLLEAEEVLGDT from the coding sequence ATGCTCACCCTCACCAACATCTGCCGCCTCCCGACCAagctccgccgccgcgcccgccgccgccgcatggCCACGCTCTGGCTCCTCGCGCTGCTGGCGCTGATCGTCCTGGTGCCCGTGTACGCCGTGTACAAGCCGCCGACGATCCTGCTGCGGCACCTGGCGCGGCGGTGGCCCGACGTGCTGTGGCAGGTGGACGGCCTGCCGGCGGACCGGCGCGTCGTGGCGCTGACCATCGACGACGCGCCGTCGGACCAGACGCCCGAGATActgcggctgctgcgggAGCACGGGGCGCGGGCCACATTCTTCGTCATCGGCGGGCAGGTCGAGGAGGACGGTGGGCGGAGGAGAGAGGTGCTGCGGCAGATTGTGCGCGAGGGCCACGAGCTCGGCAACCACGCCATGCACGATGAGGCCGCCCGGTCCCTGAACCCCGCCGAGCTGGAGGAGCAGATACTGCACGTCCAGGAGCTGCTGCGCGACGCCTACGCCGAGTCCGACCCCGACTCCGCCAACACGCAGCGGTACCAGTACTACCGCCCAGGCTCGGGCTTCTTTACCGACTCGATGCGCAAGCTAGTCGCCCGCCTGGGCTACCGCCTGGTCCTGGGCAGCATATACCCACACGACGCGCAAATCACAAACTGGCGTCTGAACGCAAGGCACATCCTCAGCATGCTGAAGCCCGGGAGGATAATCATTTGTCACGATCGGCGGAGCTGGACGGTGCCCATGCTGTCCAAGGTCTTGCCAGAGGCCAAGAGGCGCGGCTACAGGTTCGTCACCGTCACGGAGTTGCTCCTCGAGGCCGAAGAGGTGCTCGGTGATACGTGA
- a CDS encoding phosphotransferase enzyme family domain-containing protein has protein sequence MAGPIRHAIDVKALEAYLGSNVPEIQTPLEVKQFGYGQSNPTYQLTDRSGRRYVMRKKPPGKLVSRTAHQVEREHRIIAALHGRLPVPKPYCLCEDAAVVGTPFYVMEFLDGRIFEDPALPGVSASDRRAMWADAVRTLAALHAVEFAKVGLGDFGKHGGFFARQLRTWSNICAAQAAVKDVETGVAVGDLPHYQDLVGFFSDEKLRPRDRVTLVHGDYKIDNLIFHKTEPRVIGVLDWEMSTVGHPLSDLANLLYPYVSAQQPADASGGPKALSAHAGFRPGATPGLPTREEAAELYRQAFRGWWPNPASMEPELRWAQAFNMFRGAAVAQGIAARVAVRQASSEQAATYANARGAMADLAWDMVARAKGARAKI, from the exons ATGGCCGGCCCAATAAGGCACGCCATCGACGTCAAGGCCCTCGAGGCGTACCTGGGTTCCAACGTGCCCGAGATCCAGACGCCGCTCGAGGTCAAGCAGTTCGGCTACGGGCAGTCGAACCCGACGTACCAGCTGACGGACCGCTCGGGCCGCCGGTACGTGATGCGCAAGAAGCCCCCGGGAAAGCTGGTGTCGCGGACCGCGCACCAGGTCGAGCGCGAGCACCGCATCATCGCCGCCCTGCACGGCCGCCTGCCCGTCCCGAAACCCTACTGCCTGTGCGaggacgccgccgtcgtcggcaCCCCCTTTTACGTCATGGAGTTTCTCGACGGCCGCATCTTTGAGGACCCGGCCCTGCCCGGCGTCTCGGCTTCCGACCGGCGCGCCATGTGGGCCGATGCGGTCCGCACGCTGGCCGCGCTGCACGCCGTCGAGTTTGCCAAGGTCGGCCTGGGCGACTTCGGCAAGCACGGCGGCTTCTTCGCCAGGCAGCTGCGCACGTGGAGTAATATCTGCGCGGCGCAGGCCGCCGTCAAGGACGTCGAGACGGGCGTGGCCGTCGGTGACTTGCCGCACTACCAGGACCTGGTGGGGTTTTTCAGTGATGAGAAGCTGCGGCCGAGGGATCGCGTGACGCTGGTTCACGGTGATTACAAGATTGACAACTTGATCTTTCACAAGACGGAGCCGAGGGTGATCGGTGTGCTCGA cTGGGAAATGTCAACAGTGGGCCACCCCCTCTCTGACCTCGCCAACCTCCTATACCCATACGTATCCGCCCAACAACCGGCAGACGCATCCGGGGGTCCCAAGGCATTATCAGCACACGCCGGGTTCCGACCAGGCGCGACGCCCGGCCTGCCGACTCGCGAAGAGGCCGCCGAGCTCTACCGCCAGGCTTTCCGGGGCTGGTGGCCGAACCCGGCGAGCATGGAGCCAGAGCTCCGATGGGCGCAGGCCTTCAACATGTTCCGCGGCGCGGCCGTCGCGCAGGGCATCGcggcccgcgtcgccgtCAGGCAGGCTAGCAGCGAGCAGGCCGCCACTTATGCCAACGCTAGGGGGGCCATGGCCGACCTCGCTTGGGACATGGTTGCGCGTGCCAAGGGGGCCAGGGCGAAGATctga